A stretch of Gemmatimonas aurantiaca T-27 DNA encodes these proteins:
- a CDS encoding FtsK/SpoIIIE family DNA translocase → MDRQLLKREVGAVALVLLAVFLLGALVFQRPLEGAAIGDCWSYGGPFGPTGTITRCVLVAAVGIPGMVLVAVGCIVVALALFGRIRRADDASDWTVLFAGTVALVPIAIGLAIGGEPAPSEGAGLWGSLVAHYLRKWIGPAGAWIFFLLATSALTVFTLRWNPIRLLIGPGRPQGAGTDQGDALPAAAGLAVGRGNTRKPSLAESLAPEPEEMPAIDPALARDVLGRELALRIPETKSAPVDEKPPAAVRATGERSKGKGKTAQSDQLEAALEASLDSQAEASYGDDLPPTDLLSPAEVRNTDAGKRELDLAGDKLMAALRTFKVEGTLAGRTSGPTVTQFEIEPAAGVKVRQIAALADDLALAMRAPSIRIVAPIPGRGAVGVEVPNPSPEMVVLREVLESTEFRQARAALPIALGKDLEGRPVVADLAKMPHLLIAGSTGSGKSVCVNTIITSLVYRHTPATLRFLMVDPKMVELSVYNALPHRRHKVITDNRDAAAVLKWAVMEMQDRYRLLEANACRNLQEFNKRVAQQESGEGQPVLKPRSPDVAFEDRVYTGGVLPYIVVVIDEMADLMMTVQGEVETPIAMLAQKARAIGIHLILATQRPSVNVITGLIKANFPCRIAFRVASQVDSRTIIDGAGAESLLGNGDMLFIPPGKSEASRLQGAYLSSEDTERLLNWYQQARERALGEAAAAGETLGEPDILETVRAAEAKANGGDEDDADGPSNERDARFREAAEVVIQHRQGSTSLLQRRLKIGYGRAARIIDQLEAAGVLTPSEGAARPRDVLVGVQDLDRICGES, encoded by the coding sequence GTGGATCGACAACTCCTCAAGCGGGAAGTGGGTGCCGTCGCCTTGGTGCTGCTGGCCGTGTTCCTGCTTGGCGCACTGGTCTTCCAGCGGCCACTGGAGGGCGCGGCCATTGGGGATTGCTGGTCCTATGGCGGACCCTTTGGCCCCACCGGTACGATCACGCGCTGTGTGCTGGTGGCCGCCGTGGGCATACCCGGCATGGTGCTGGTGGCCGTGGGGTGCATCGTGGTGGCGTTGGCGCTTTTTGGACGCATTCGCCGCGCGGATGACGCAAGCGACTGGACGGTGCTCTTCGCCGGGACGGTGGCGCTGGTGCCCATTGCCATCGGTCTCGCGATTGGCGGGGAACCGGCGCCGTCCGAAGGCGCAGGGTTGTGGGGCAGTCTGGTCGCACACTATCTGCGGAAATGGATTGGTCCGGCAGGCGCGTGGATCTTCTTCCTGCTGGCCACCAGTGCGCTCACCGTCTTCACGTTGCGGTGGAATCCCATCCGCCTGCTGATTGGGCCCGGGCGCCCGCAGGGTGCCGGCACCGATCAGGGCGACGCGCTGCCTGCAGCCGCAGGACTGGCCGTGGGGCGTGGCAACACCCGCAAGCCTTCGCTCGCCGAATCACTGGCGCCTGAACCCGAGGAGATGCCAGCGATCGATCCCGCACTCGCACGGGATGTGCTGGGGCGCGAACTCGCGTTGCGCATTCCGGAGACCAAGAGTGCGCCGGTGGACGAAAAACCACCCGCTGCTGTGCGCGCCACAGGGGAGCGCAGCAAGGGGAAAGGCAAAACGGCCCAGAGCGATCAGCTCGAGGCCGCGCTCGAGGCGTCGTTGGATTCGCAGGCCGAAGCGTCGTACGGCGACGACCTGCCACCGACGGATTTGTTGAGCCCTGCCGAAGTGCGCAACACCGATGCCGGCAAACGTGAGCTGGATCTGGCGGGCGATAAACTCATGGCCGCCCTGCGCACCTTCAAGGTGGAAGGCACGCTGGCTGGGCGCACCAGTGGACCCACCGTCACGCAGTTCGAGATCGAGCCGGCGGCAGGGGTGAAGGTTCGTCAGATCGCCGCGTTGGCCGATGATCTGGCGCTCGCCATGCGGGCGCCGAGTATTCGTATTGTGGCGCCGATTCCGGGGCGCGGCGCGGTGGGTGTGGAAGTTCCCAATCCGTCGCCGGAGATGGTGGTGCTGCGCGAGGTGCTCGAGTCCACGGAGTTTCGTCAGGCGCGGGCGGCGCTGCCGATCGCGCTGGGCAAAGATCTCGAAGGAAGGCCCGTCGTGGCCGACTTGGCGAAGATGCCGCACCTGCTCATTGCCGGTTCCACCGGCTCCGGCAAGTCGGTGTGCGTGAACACCATCATCACCAGTCTGGTGTACCGGCACACGCCGGCGACGCTGCGTTTCCTGATGGTCGACCCGAAGATGGTCGAGCTCAGCGTGTACAACGCGTTGCCACACCGCAGGCACAAGGTCATCACCGACAACCGCGATGCTGCGGCAGTGCTCAAGTGGGCGGTGATGGAGATGCAGGACCGCTATCGTTTGCTCGAAGCCAATGCCTGCCGCAACCTGCAGGAGTTCAACAAGCGGGTGGCGCAGCAGGAGAGCGGGGAAGGGCAGCCGGTACTCAAGCCACGCAGTCCCGATGTGGCGTTCGAGGACCGTGTCTATACCGGTGGCGTGTTGCCATACATCGTGGTGGTCATCGACGAAATGGCCGACCTCATGATGACGGTGCAGGGTGAGGTGGAAACACCGATCGCGATGCTGGCCCAGAAGGCACGTGCCATTGGCATCCACCTGATCCTGGCCACGCAGCGTCCCAGCGTGAACGTGATCACCGGGTTGATCAAGGCCAACTTTCCCTGCCGCATCGCATTTCGCGTGGCGTCGCAGGTGGACAGTCGCACGATCATCGATGGCGCAGGCGCGGAGTCCCTGTTGGGCAACGGCGACATGCTGTTCATCCCTCCCGGCAAGTCGGAAGCGTCGCGGTTGCAGGGCGCGTATCTCTCCAGTGAGGATACGGAGCGCCTGCTCAATTGGTATCAGCAAGCGCGTGAGCGTGCGCTGGGTGAAGCCGCGGCGGCTGGTGAGACCCTGGGAGAGCCGGACATCCTGGAGACCGTGCGCGCCGCCGAAGCGAAGGCCAACGGTGGAGACGAAGACGATGCCGACGGCCCATCGAACGAGCGTGATGCACGCTTCCGGGAAGCGGCGGAAGTCGTCATTCAGCACCGTCAGGGATCGACCTCCCTGTTGCAGCGTCGCCTCAAGATCGGCTATGGACGGGCGGCGCGCATCATCGACCAGCTCGAAGCAGCCGGTGTGCTGACGCCATCGGAGGGCGCCGCACGCCCTCGTGACGTGCTGGTTGGGGTACAGGACCTGGACCGGATCTGCGGCGAATCTTGA
- a CDS encoding 2-phosphosulfolactate phosphatase has product MRIDVLLGDAPVVPADVADRVVVVIDVLRAATTVAAALAHGARAVIPFETVEEAVRRSKGLVRSDVLLAGERRMVRIDGFDLGNSPLEVTPDVVDGKTILYTTTNGTQTLAASHGARLCFFTGFVNVSATIRAVRAALSETTNVLILCAGHERRLALEDIVCAGRLVRGIALGQEQMVRGDGARVAELVERPFVGGVSSVAHEASHGRSLSAAGFDADVTACLTLDRYDCAVRYHDRQLSRHGVATAR; this is encoded by the coding sequence GTGCGCATCGACGTGCTGCTCGGCGACGCACCGGTGGTGCCCGCCGATGTGGCCGATCGAGTGGTGGTGGTGATTGATGTGCTGCGCGCGGCCACAACCGTGGCCGCCGCGCTGGCCCATGGAGCCCGCGCCGTGATTCCGTTCGAGACGGTCGAAGAGGCCGTGCGTCGTTCGAAAGGGCTGGTGCGCAGCGACGTACTGCTGGCGGGTGAGCGCCGCATGGTACGCATCGACGGTTTCGACCTCGGCAATTCGCCGCTCGAAGTCACGCCGGACGTCGTGGATGGCAAAACCATTCTGTACACGACGACCAACGGCACCCAGACGCTGGCTGCCTCGCATGGCGCCCGTCTGTGTTTCTTCACTGGCTTCGTGAATGTGTCGGCGACCATCCGCGCGGTGCGCGCGGCGCTGAGCGAGACCACCAACGTGTTGATCCTGTGCGCCGGCCATGAGCGTCGCCTGGCACTCGAAGACATCGTCTGTGCCGGTCGCCTCGTGCGCGGCATTGCGTTGGGGCAGGAGCAGATGGTGCGTGGGGACGGGGCACGGGTCGCGGAATTGGTGGAGCGGCCCTTTGTTGGCGGTGTCTCGTCGGTGGCCCACGAGGCCTCCCATGGACGATCGCTCTCGGCAGCGGGATTTGATGCCGATGTCACGGCGTGCCTCACGCTCGATCGGTATGATTGTGCAGTGCGCTATCATGACCGGCAGTTGTCGCGGCACGGCGTTGCGACCGCTCGCTGA
- the accC gene encoding acetyl-CoA carboxylase biotin carboxylase subunit, which yields MFKKVLIANRGEIALRVIRACRELDIQTVAVYSEADRESLHVRYADDDVCIGPASGRDSYLKITRLIAAAEITGADAIHPGYGFLAENAEFAETCRASGITFIGPTPDQIRTMGDKASARRAMQDVGVPIVPGSPGPVEDPEEALEFARTIGFPVIIKAAAGGGGKGMRVARDPDDFLRSFQLARSEALSAFGNGDVYVEKFLERPRHVEFQILGDTHGNVMHLGERDCSVQRRHQKLIEEAPCPVMTPELRERMGEAAVRGAKAINYVGAGTIEMLLDEDGSFYFMEMNTRIQVEHPVTEMLTGVDLVKEQIRVAAGLPLTSTVLPPFRGHVIECRVNAEDPSRNFQPSPGKLEVFHQPGGPGVRIDTHAYAGYTVPPFYDSMIAKLIVQGNTREEALKRMQIALESFVVEGVKTTMPFLARVMQHPGFQAGKVHTKWLEFEGADLLKEPS from the coding sequence ATGTTCAAAAAGGTCCTGATCGCCAATCGCGGGGAAATCGCACTCCGCGTCATTCGCGCCTGCCGTGAGCTCGACATTCAGACGGTCGCCGTCTACTCCGAGGCCGACCGCGAGTCGCTTCACGTGCGTTACGCCGACGATGACGTGTGCATCGGTCCCGCGTCCGGGCGTGACTCCTACCTCAAGATCACCCGCCTGATTGCGGCGGCCGAGATCACGGGGGCCGACGCCATCCACCCGGGTTACGGCTTTCTGGCCGAGAATGCGGAGTTCGCGGAGACCTGCCGCGCGTCGGGCATCACGTTCATCGGACCGACGCCCGATCAGATCCGCACCATGGGTGACAAGGCCTCGGCCCGTCGCGCCATGCAGGACGTGGGCGTTCCCATCGTGCCAGGCTCACCGGGGCCGGTGGAAGATCCCGAGGAGGCGCTGGAATTCGCGCGCACGATCGGCTTCCCCGTCATCATCAAGGCGGCCGCTGGTGGTGGTGGCAAGGGCATGCGCGTCGCGCGTGATCCGGACGACTTCCTGCGCTCGTTCCAACTGGCCCGTTCCGAAGCGCTGTCGGCGTTTGGCAACGGCGATGTGTACGTGGAGAAATTTCTCGAGCGCCCACGTCACGTCGAGTTCCAGATTCTCGGAGATACACACGGCAACGTGATGCATCTTGGCGAGCGTGACTGCTCGGTGCAGCGCCGCCACCAGAAGCTCATCGAAGAAGCGCCGTGCCCGGTGATGACACCGGAACTGCGCGAGCGGATGGGCGAAGCGGCGGTGCGTGGTGCCAAGGCGATCAACTACGTGGGCGCTGGCACGATCGAAATGCTGCTCGATGAAGACGGCTCGTTTTACTTCATGGAGATGAACACCCGTATTCAGGTGGAGCACCCGGTCACGGAGATGCTCACGGGTGTGGACCTCGTGAAGGAGCAGATCCGGGTGGCGGCTGGCCTGCCGCTCACATCCACGGTCTTGCCGCCATTCCGTGGGCATGTCATCGAGTGCCGCGTGAATGCCGAAGATCCCTCGCGCAATTTCCAGCCGTCGCCCGGCAAGCTCGAGGTGTTCCATCAGCCCGGCGGTCCCGGTGTGCGTATCGATACCCATGCGTATGCGGGGTACACGGTGCCGCCGTTCTACGACTCGATGATCGCCAAGCTCATCGTGCAGGGCAACACGCGCGAAGAGGCGCTCAAGCGCATGCAGATCGCGCTGGAGAGTTTTGTGGTGGAAGGTGTGAAGACCACCATGCCGTTCCTGGCGCGTGTGATGCAGCATCCGGGGTTCCAGGCGGGCAAGGTGCACACGAAGTGGCTGGAGTTCGAAGGCGCGGACCTGCTCAAGGAACCGTCCTAA
- a CDS encoding type IV pilus twitching motility protein PilT, which translates to MTMVSGVAPSTNGSSANGTAPASGLDLKAALQKMVREGASDLHLKVGRPPTLRLHGDLVPLDMPAMRPEELRALAEHLLPPAQLREFVEAREADFAINVPGIGRFRVNVYQQKGTVAFAMRAIAHAASSMRDLNLPPVLEQIALRPRGLVLVTGVTGSGKSTALAAMIQHINERRSANIITIEDPIEFVHRDVRCHINQREVGTDTASFSQSLRRVLRQDPDVIMIGEIRDLETLEVALKAAGTGHLVFSTLHTTDATLTINRVLSFYPPHQQNEVRFALANALAAVVSLRLVPRADQPGRVPACEILVNTEAVRDQVRDLSATLNIPDLIKEGSMAYGMQSFDQSLMNWYSRGIISYEDALFNATNPAEFALRVQGVDGASDTAFDGFRPGSTAA; encoded by the coding sequence ATGACGATGGTCTCCGGCGTTGCTCCGAGTACGAACGGCAGCAGCGCCAACGGTACGGCGCCGGCTTCGGGACTCGATCTCAAAGCCGCCCTGCAGAAAATGGTGCGTGAAGGTGCGTCGGATCTGCACCTCAAGGTGGGACGTCCTCCGACGCTCCGCCTGCACGGAGACCTCGTTCCACTCGACATGCCTGCGATGCGCCCGGAAGAACTTCGGGCGCTCGCGGAACATCTGCTTCCGCCCGCCCAGCTCCGCGAATTCGTGGAAGCGCGCGAGGCCGACTTCGCCATCAATGTCCCGGGCATCGGACGTTTTCGTGTGAACGTCTACCAGCAGAAGGGCACGGTCGCCTTTGCCATGCGCGCGATCGCCCATGCGGCGTCCAGCATGCGTGATCTGAATCTGCCACCGGTGCTCGAGCAGATCGCTCTGCGCCCGCGTGGCTTGGTGCTGGTGACCGGCGTGACGGGCTCGGGCAAGAGCACCGCGCTGGCGGCCATGATTCAGCACATCAACGAACGACGCAGCGCGAACATCATCACGATCGAAGACCCGATCGAGTTCGTGCATCGCGATGTGCGCTGTCACATCAACCAGCGCGAAGTGGGCACCGACACGGCGTCGTTCTCCCAGTCGCTGCGTCGTGTGCTCCGTCAGGATCCCGACGTCATCATGATCGGCGAAATTCGCGATCTCGAGACGCTCGAAGTGGCGCTCAAGGCGGCCGGCACGGGGCACCTGGTGTTCTCCACACTGCACACCACCGACGCCACGCTGACCATCAACCGTGTGCTGTCGTTCTATCCGCCGCACCAGCAGAACGAAGTGCGCTTTGCACTGGCCAATGCCCTGGCGGCCGTGGTGTCCCTGCGCCTGGTGCCACGGGCTGACCAGCCGGGCCGTGTGCCGGCCTGTGAAATCCTGGTCAATACCGAAGCCGTGCGCGACCAGGTCCGTGACCTCTCGGCCACGCTGAACATCCCCGACCTGATCAAGGAAGGCAGCATGGCGTATGGCATGCAGAGCTTCGATCAGTCGCTCATGAACTGGTACTCCCGCGGCATCATCTCGTACGAGGACGCACTGTTCAACGCCACCAATCCGGCGGAGTTCGCCCTGCGGGTGCAGGGTGTCGATGGTGCGAGTGACACCGCCTTCGACGGCTTCCGCCCGGGCAGCACGGCCGCGTAG
- the accB gene encoding acetyl-CoA carboxylase biotin carboxyl carrier protein, translated as MIDLRYVKKLIEMLDGSTVDSIEISSDKGMKLRISKSPQQRAAMTVAPAALPAPVAVAAPVLPAAPAARPDGEGGTSAPKAEAPKSAALEIKSPMVGTYYSAPEPGAKPYISVGDRVSKGQIVCIIEAMKIMNELESEFDGVVREVNVTDAHPVEYGQVLFRIDPTG; from the coding sequence ATGATCGACCTGCGCTACGTGAAGAAGCTGATCGAAATGCTCGACGGCTCCACGGTGGATTCCATCGAGATTTCCTCCGACAAGGGGATGAAGCTCCGCATCTCGAAGAGCCCGCAACAGCGCGCTGCCATGACCGTTGCTCCAGCCGCGCTTCCGGCGCCGGTGGCCGTTGCCGCACCGGTGTTGCCTGCTGCGCCGGCGGCGCGTCCTGACGGGGAGGGGGGGACGTCTGCGCCGAAGGCCGAGGCGCCGAAGTCCGCGGCCCTCGAGATCAAGTCGCCGATGGTGGGCACGTATTACTCCGCACCGGAGCCCGGTGCGAAGCCCTACATCTCGGTGGGCGATCGTGTCAGCAAGGGACAGATCGTCTGCATCATCGAAGCGATGAAAATCATGAACGAGCTCGAGTCCGAATTCGACGGCGTGGTGCGTGAGGTGAATGTCACCGACGCGCATCCGGTCGAATATGGCCAGGTGCTCTTCCGCATCGATCCGACCGGCTGA
- a CDS encoding M24 family metallopeptidase, giving the protein MADNRAVRLAGLRDALARADLDGLLVSALPNVQYLTGFSGSNALVLVTARDCVLFTDFRYATQVEEEVGDAATVRIEPASLWLGLWAALQAMVGVERVGFESAHLLHRDFGRLLEQGARWQWRPQEDLVETLRERKDETEIAAIEDAVAMAQRALQGTLSQLRPGLTETAVAGILEQQLREAGSEAYPFASIVASGRRAALPHARAGHRVLETGDLVLIDFGAVTRGYCSDITRTVVLGRATEEQKEVYETVLEANRRASGAVRPGMTGMAADAVAREYIDARGYGEAFGHSLGHGIGLEVHESPRLARTVEAPLAPGMVVTIEPGIYRPGWGGVRIEDDVLITASGGRVLTSFPRTLLEID; this is encoded by the coding sequence ATGGCAGACAATCGCGCTGTGCGGCTCGCCGGCCTCCGCGACGCGCTGGCGCGCGCGGATCTCGACGGGCTGCTCGTCTCGGCGTTGCCGAACGTGCAGTACCTCACCGGATTTTCAGGCAGCAATGCGCTGGTGCTGGTGACCGCGCGGGATTGTGTGCTGTTCACCGACTTCCGCTATGCGACCCAGGTGGAAGAAGAGGTCGGCGACGCGGCAACCGTGCGGATCGAACCGGCAAGCCTGTGGTTGGGACTGTGGGCGGCACTGCAAGCCATGGTGGGCGTGGAGCGCGTCGGGTTCGAGTCGGCCCATCTGCTCCATCGCGATTTTGGACGTCTCCTGGAGCAGGGCGCTCGCTGGCAATGGCGCCCGCAGGAAGACCTCGTTGAAACCCTGCGCGAGCGGAAAGACGAGACGGAGATTGCGGCCATCGAGGACGCGGTGGCGATGGCGCAGCGGGCGTTGCAGGGCACATTGTCCCAGCTTCGCCCCGGACTGACGGAAACGGCCGTGGCTGGCATTCTGGAACAGCAACTGCGGGAGGCGGGCAGTGAGGCCTATCCGTTTGCGTCGATTGTGGCGTCCGGGCGCCGGGCAGCGCTTCCTCACGCCCGGGCCGGGCATCGCGTCCTGGAAACGGGAGATCTGGTGCTGATCGACTTCGGCGCCGTCACGCGGGGGTATTGCTCGGACATCACGCGCACCGTGGTGCTCGGACGGGCGACGGAGGAGCAGAAGGAGGTCTATGAGACCGTGCTGGAAGCAAATCGTCGCGCTTCGGGTGCGGTTCGGCCCGGAATGACGGGGATGGCTGCAGATGCGGTCGCGAGAGAGTACATTGACGCCCGCGGGTATGGTGAGGCATTCGGACATTCGCTGGGCCATGGGATCGGCCTGGAAGTGCACGAGTCGCCGCGCCTCGCCCGCACCGTCGAGGCTCCCCTCGCTCCGGGCATGGTCGTGACCATCGAACCGGGGATCTATCGTCCCGGTTGGGGCGGGGTGAGAATCGAGGACGATGTGCTCATCACAGCGTCGGGGGGACGTGTTTTGACGAGTTTCCCCCGTACACTGCTCGAAATCGACTGA
- the aroQ gene encoding type II 3-dehydroquinate dehydratase, giving the protein MIIGVLNGPNLNLLGTREPAVYGTATLADIMAHLEGVAGALGVQLRTAQSNSEGALIDILHDWRGVVDGVVVNAGAYTHTSLALRDAFTATAIPFIEVHLSNIHAREPERRHSMLASASIGMICGLGADGYEFGLRGLVRALELKRQSTATG; this is encoded by the coding sequence GTGATCATCGGCGTACTCAACGGACCCAATCTCAACTTGCTGGGCACGCGTGAACCGGCCGTCTACGGCACGGCCACGCTGGCCGATATCATGGCTCACCTCGAGGGCGTCGCCGGCGCACTCGGGGTGCAGTTGCGTACGGCACAGTCCAATAGCGAAGGCGCGCTGATCGATATTCTGCACGATTGGCGCGGCGTCGTGGATGGCGTGGTGGTGAATGCCGGTGCCTATACCCACACCAGCCTGGCGCTGCGGGACGCCTTCACGGCGACGGCCATCCCGTTCATCGAAGTGCATCTGTCCAACATCCATGCCCGTGAACCCGAGCGCCGCCATTCCATGCTGGCCAGTGCGTCCATCGGTATGATCTGTGGCCTCGGTGCGGACGGCTATGAGTTTGGATTGCGAGGACTCGTCCGCGCGCTCGAACTGAAACGCCAGTCGACCGCCACCGGCTGA
- a CDS encoding tetratricopeptide repeat protein produces MSTAARIEELRKKFDENPRRYFAPLANELRKAGDLTQAIALCREHLPKQPGHMSGYIVFGQALYESDALDDARSVFEQALALDPENLIALRHLGDIARRQGDPLSARRWYERVLDADPRNDDIAAQLAALATPAFPMRSIPTPGVAMPVIQAALPDMRPVSFTPSVPVPMIGMVVPTPDAALRAIDFDEVNARLRTPLVPSISQRTPATPVPVVTAPTGAAPAPTHDLLDLDAMEVAGDDLLRTVTPAASTDTEDDSDPFAFAGEINRGDVATESVVDGSADADAALDEMSFEEGLAAPDWPDTSELVARVVTPRSVTPPFVDIPVEAVHAFGREASDPVELSLPEPEPDIADEDLTTVVLGGDERLTDGLVEPVVNAKISGVHAAIADIETDIDADLDFGADAGSDADLPWLLPAETPADDVVEPVDAAVLEHEEALLSEVVPEALPETVSEALPEALTDFETYGDYSGEGIALEEGFEPEEEEEVPSQAFVTETMGELLVTQGFIERAISVYEELVRRRPYDPMLSSRLMELREQVQVPTPPAVATDVAIAPPVMAATAVFTARERFAALAARRVPRRTPRASVAVSAPDDGLASLFGSSTSQSDDVAARALADAFSPHPIEDATDTDSFFAASDVSSRTPARGTPARGTPAYGAVAEGAVAHGSDTQDAASTESASGAFSFDRFFPDPATQQAAADAAPERSAAPSAATDDLAQFSAWLKGLGNA; encoded by the coding sequence ATGAGCACAGCCGCCCGGATCGAGGAGCTTCGGAAGAAGTTCGACGAGAACCCGCGTCGTTATTTCGCGCCGCTCGCGAACGAACTCCGTAAAGCCGGCGACCTGACGCAGGCGATCGCGCTCTGTCGCGAGCATCTGCCCAAGCAGCCTGGGCACATGAGTGGGTACATCGTCTTCGGGCAGGCGCTCTATGAGAGCGATGCGCTGGACGATGCGCGCTCGGTGTTCGAGCAGGCGCTCGCCCTCGACCCCGAGAACCTGATCGCCCTCCGGCATCTGGGTGACATTGCACGCCGTCAGGGTGACCCGCTGTCCGCCCGCCGCTGGTATGAGCGGGTGCTCGACGCCGATCCGCGCAACGATGACATTGCCGCGCAGTTGGCGGCGTTGGCCACTCCCGCGTTCCCCATGCGGAGCATTCCGACGCCTGGTGTGGCCATGCCGGTGATCCAGGCCGCGTTGCCGGACATGCGACCGGTGTCGTTCACCCCCTCCGTCCCCGTGCCCATGATCGGCATGGTGGTGCCAACACCGGATGCCGCACTGCGGGCGATCGATTTTGATGAGGTGAATGCGCGCCTGCGCACACCCCTGGTCCCTTCGATTTCCCAGCGCACACCGGCTACCCCGGTGCCGGTTGTGACCGCGCCAACGGGGGCCGCGCCGGCTCCCACGCATGACCTGCTCGATCTGGATGCGATGGAAGTGGCCGGTGATGACCTCCTGCGCACCGTCACGCCGGCAGCATCGACGGACACCGAGGACGATTCGGACCCCTTCGCGTTCGCGGGCGAGATCAATCGTGGTGACGTGGCGACGGAGAGCGTGGTGGATGGATCGGCCGACGCCGATGCCGCGCTCGACGAGATGTCGTTCGAAGAAGGACTGGCCGCGCCCGATTGGCCGGATACCAGTGAGTTGGTGGCCCGCGTGGTCACGCCACGCAGCGTCACGCCGCCATTCGTGGACATCCCGGTGGAAGCCGTCCACGCCTTTGGTCGGGAAGCCAGTGATCCGGTGGAATTGTCCTTGCCGGAGCCCGAACCCGATATCGCGGATGAAGATCTGACGACTGTGGTGCTCGGCGGCGATGAGCGGCTGACCGATGGGCTGGTGGAGCCGGTCGTGAACGCCAAAATCTCGGGCGTGCATGCCGCGATCGCTGATATCGAAACGGATATCGACGCCGATCTGGATTTTGGTGCAGACGCAGGCTCGGATGCCGATCTGCCATGGCTCTTGCCGGCGGAAACACCGGCCGACGACGTGGTGGAGCCGGTTGACGCAGCCGTACTCGAACACGAAGAGGCATTGCTGTCAGAGGTTGTGCCAGAGGCGTTGCCAGAGACGGTGTCAGAGGCATTGCCCGAGGCATTGACCGATTTCGAGACGTACGGCGACTACAGCGGCGAAGGCATCGCGCTCGAGGAGGGATTCGAGCCCGAGGAAGAAGAGGAAGTGCCTTCGCAGGCTTTTGTGACCGAGACGATGGGGGAGCTCCTGGTCACGCAGGGGTTCATCGAGCGAGCCATCAGTGTGTATGAAGAACTGGTGCGCCGCCGTCCCTATGATCCGATGCTCTCCTCACGGTTGATGGAGTTGCGCGAGCAGGTGCAGGTACCAACGCCACCGGCCGTTGCCACCGACGTGGCGATTGCGCCGCCTGTGATGGCCGCGACGGCGGTCTTCACGGCACGGGAGCGGTTCGCGGCACTTGCTGCGCGGCGCGTGCCCCGGCGGACACCACGCGCCTCGGTGGCCGTGTCGGCGCCTGACGATGGGCTGGCCTCGTTGTTCGGCAGCAGCACGAGTCAATCCGACGATGTGGCGGCACGCGCCCTGGCCGATGCGTTTTCGCCGCACCCCATCGAAGACGCAACGGACACGGACAGCTTCTTCGCTGCCTCGGACGTCTCCTCCCGCACGCCTGCCCGCGGCACGCCTGCCCGCGGCACGCCGGCCTACGGTGCTGTTGCGGAAGGGGCTGTTGCCCACGGCAGTGACACGCAGGACGCCGCATCAACCGAATCCGCGTCGGGGGCGTTTTCTTTCGATCGTTTCTTCCCCGATCCGGCTACGCAGCAGGCCGCGGCCGATGCGGCCCCGGAACGGTCGGCGGCACCTTCGGCCGCCACTGACGATTTGGCACAGTTCTCCGCCTGGCTCAAGGGACTCGGCAACGCGTGA